A single genomic interval of Saccharospirillum mangrovi harbors:
- a CDS encoding Gfo/Idh/MocA family protein encodes MTASPRLRLAMIGGGPGSMIGAVHRFATRLDDRYELVAGVFSTRAEANRQTAAELLLDPSRCYDDYQQLVNAEAQRADGAQVVAITTPNHSHYDIACACIEAGLDVVCEKPMTVTLKEAEDLAKRLQNSRSRLVLMHNYCGYPLVQHARDLVLRGELGRIRSVQVEYVQDWLSEVPDADNKQAAWRLDPKRAGAAGALGDIGTHAFQLACFISGLKLNAVSADLSAMVSGRTLDDNVHALLRFEGGAKGMLWASQTSPGFENALRIRVIGETASLAWAQENPNELWFAPLHGAAQRLTRRADRIGADAGRSVRLPPGHPEGYLEGFANLYQALADGVSGQADGGWLPDHSTGVDGLRFIEATLQSNQANGAWTPLGGAA; translated from the coding sequence ATGACTGCTTCTCCACGCCTGCGTCTGGCCATGATTGGCGGCGGGCCGGGCTCGATGATCGGTGCCGTGCACCGCTTCGCCACCCGGCTTGATGACCGCTACGAATTGGTCGCGGGTGTTTTCAGCACCCGGGCCGAGGCCAATCGTCAGACTGCCGCCGAATTGTTGCTCGACCCAAGCCGTTGCTACGACGACTACCAGCAACTGGTAAACGCCGAAGCGCAACGCGCCGATGGCGCTCAGGTGGTTGCCATCACCACGCCCAATCATTCGCATTACGACATCGCCTGCGCCTGCATCGAAGCCGGCCTGGACGTGGTGTGCGAAAAGCCGATGACGGTCACGCTCAAAGAAGCCGAAGACCTGGCGAAGCGCTTGCAGAACAGCCGCTCGCGGTTGGTGTTGATGCACAACTATTGCGGTTATCCGCTGGTGCAGCACGCGCGTGATTTGGTGCTGCGCGGCGAACTCGGTCGCATCCGCAGCGTGCAGGTGGAATACGTTCAGGACTGGCTCAGCGAAGTGCCGGATGCCGATAACAAACAAGCCGCCTGGCGGCTCGACCCAAAACGCGCCGGTGCCGCCGGTGCTTTGGGCGACATCGGCACCCATGCGTTTCAGTTGGCGTGTTTTATTTCCGGCTTGAAATTGAATGCCGTCAGCGCCGATTTATCGGCCATGGTTTCCGGTCGTACGTTGGATGACAACGTGCACGCCCTGCTGCGTTTTGAAGGCGGCGCCAAAGGCATGTTGTGGGCCAGCCAGACATCGCCGGGTTTTGAAAATGCCTTGCGCATCCGAGTGATCGGCGAGACCGCATCGCTTGCCTGGGCGCAGGAAAACCCGAATGAATTGTGGTTCGCACCCCTGCACGGTGCGGCGCAACGTTTAACCCGCCGCGCCGATCGCATTGGCGCCGACGCCGGCCGCAGCGTGCGCCTGCCGCCGGGCCATCCCGAAGGTTATCTGGAAGGCTTCGCCAATCTGTATCAGGCGCTGGCCGATGGTGTGTCGGGCCAGGCCGACGGCGGCTGGTTACCGGACCACAGCACCGGCGTCGATGGCTTGCGCTTTATTGAAGCCACCTTGCAATCGAACCAGGCCAACGGCGCCTGGACGCCGCTCGGAGGTGCCGCATGA
- a CDS encoding sugar phosphate isomerase/epimerase family protein: protein MKTIQGPALFLAQYISDEAPFNSLDSIAEWAASLGFKGVQMPTGDTRFFDLERAATDLDYCRDIQARLAKHGLVITELSTHLQGQLVAVHPAYDNLFDGFAPEHLRGKPAQRQAWAVEQLLLAAKASQNLGLTAHATFSGALLWPFLYPWPQRPAGLVETGFEELAKRWKPILDAFDAAGVDLCYEIHPGEDLHDGATFERFLAAVDHHPRCCILFDPSHFVLQQLDYLAFIDHFKDRIKMFHVKDAEFNPTALQGVYGGYENWIDRAGRFRSLGDGQVDFNGIFSRLAQYDFSGWAVIEWECALKHPVQGATEGARFVAEHIIQVTDKAFDDFAASGIDADANKKLLGLS, encoded by the coding sequence ATGAAAACCATCCAGGGTCCCGCCCTTTTTCTTGCTCAGTACATCAGCGACGAAGCACCGTTCAACAGCCTCGACAGCATTGCCGAATGGGCCGCCAGCCTGGGTTTCAAAGGCGTGCAGATGCCGACGGGTGACACCCGCTTTTTCGATTTGGAACGCGCCGCTACTGATCTGGATTACTGCCGCGACATTCAGGCGCGGCTGGCAAAACATGGCCTGGTCATCACCGAATTATCAACGCATTTGCAAGGTCAGTTAGTGGCGGTGCATCCGGCCTATGACAATTTGTTTGATGGCTTTGCGCCGGAACATCTGCGCGGCAAACCGGCGCAGCGTCAAGCCTGGGCGGTTGAACAATTATTGCTGGCAGCCAAGGCGAGTCAGAACCTGGGTTTAACCGCGCACGCCACGTTTTCGGGCGCGCTGTTGTGGCCGTTTTTGTATCCCTGGCCGCAGCGGCCGGCCGGTTTGGTTGAGACGGGTTTTGAAGAATTAGCCAAGCGCTGGAAGCCGATTCTGGATGCGTTCGATGCCGCCGGTGTCGATCTGTGTTACGAAATTCACCCCGGTGAAGACCTGCACGACGGCGCTACGTTTGAGCGTTTTCTGGCGGCGGTTGATCACCATCCGCGTTGCTGCATCCTGTTTGACCCGTCGCATTTCGTGCTGCAACAACTCGACTATCTGGCGTTCATCGATCATTTCAAAGACCGCATCAAGATGTTTCACGTCAAAGATGCCGAGTTCAATCCGACGGCGTTGCAAGGCGTGTATGGCGGTTATGAAAACTGGATCGATCGCGCCGGCCGGTTCCGCTCACTCGGCGACGGCCAGGTGGATTTTAACGGCATTTTTTCCCGCCTGGCGCAGTACGATTTTTCCGGTTGGGCGGTTATTGAATGGGAATGCGCGCTGAAGCATCCGGTGCAAGGTGCCACTGAAGGCGCGCGCTTTGTGGCCGAACACATCATTCAAGTAACCGATAAAGCGTTTGACGATTTTGCCGCCAGCGGCATCGATGCCGACGCCAATAAAAAATTACTCGGGCTGTCTTAG
- a CDS encoding LacI family DNA-binding transcriptional regulator encodes MPTIKDVALAAGCSTATVSRALAAPEKVTEATRLRVAQAIAEVGYSPNVAARNLRRSESKTIVVLLPDIANPFFSEIIAGLEEVAHRAGYQVLLGDCENDPNRAQAYFDLLPTNQADGIILMTSKVPRPLLQQRRAQTPFPLVMACEYIDDLSLPTVCIDNRLAAERAVEYLLSLGHERIATIAGPSNNPICRDRIQGFEAELQRAGLNPRTDWVVEGDFSFLSGYQQGRILLDRPAETRPTAVFCHSDEMAIGLLKAARDLNVSVPAEVSVIGFDNIGFSEYCEPELTTISQPRDDIGRSAMRLLLDILAQRQVPMQQTLSTQLIVRDSTARAPA; translated from the coding sequence ATGCCGACCATCAAAGACGTTGCCCTAGCCGCCGGCTGTTCCACCGCCACTGTGTCCCGCGCTTTGGCCGCACCGGAAAAAGTGACCGAAGCGACGCGTCTGCGCGTTGCGCAAGCCATCGCCGAAGTCGGTTATTCGCCCAACGTGGCCGCGCGCAATTTGCGCCGCAGCGAATCCAAAACCATCGTGGTGTTGCTGCCCGACATCGCCAATCCGTTCTTTTCTGAAATCATCGCCGGTCTGGAAGAAGTGGCGCACCGCGCCGGTTATCAGGTGCTGCTGGGCGATTGCGAAAACGACCCCAACCGCGCCCAGGCTTATTTCGATTTACTGCCGACCAACCAGGCCGACGGCATCATTCTGATGACGTCCAAAGTACCGCGTCCGCTGCTGCAACAACGCCGCGCGCAAACGCCGTTTCCGTTGGTCATGGCCTGTGAATACATTGACGATCTGTCATTGCCGACGGTGTGCATCGACAACCGCCTGGCCGCCGAACGCGCCGTAGAATATTTGTTGTCACTCGGCCATGAACGCATTGCCACCATCGCCGGGCCAAGCAATAACCCCATCTGTCGGGATCGCATTCAAGGCTTCGAGGCGGAGTTGCAACGCGCCGGTTTGAACCCGCGCACCGACTGGGTGGTTGAAGGCGATTTCAGCTTTCTGTCCGGTTATCAGCAAGGCCGCATTCTGCTCGACCGGCCGGCCGAAACGCGGCCGACGGCGGTGTTTTGTCACAGCGATGAAATGGCCATCGGCTTGCTGAAAGCGGCGCGCGATTTGAACGTCTCAGTGCCGGCCGAGGTGTCGGTCATCGGTTTCGACAACATCGGCTTCAGCGAATACTGCGAACCGGAACTGACCACCATCAGCCAGCCGCGCGACGACATTGGCCGCAGCGCCATGCGCCTGCTGCTGGACATCCTCGCGCAGCGCCAGGTGCCGATGCAGCAGACGCTCTCCACCCAGTTGATTGTGCGCGACAGCACCGCCCGCGCCCCGGCCTGA
- a CDS encoding transporter substrate-binding domain-containing protein produces the protein MQQWYRPSVIILLFAMLGPVRAEPPATIVLAMAELPGVYSVDTESDPPRLSGSIGELQNVLFDSLSDDFQLHPVAMLVPRLLRELQTHDNVCTGILFRTPERETYLYFSHPYIVIPTPQIALTEHGWNLLGRPDDLSLADLVQHPQLQGLRVADRSYGPYADAQLDAAVNPPIVVTGSSNAMRMLAGGRADFLIEYPVVIANTLGEKTDALRFVTIEHSAPFIDVAIACSRSELGAAFVAAVNERLTTLVNDPHYQALNLEVAPKQMQPGLAQLFQQKI, from the coding sequence ATGCAGCAGTGGTACCGGCCCTCAGTGATTATTTTGCTGTTTGCGATGCTTGGCCCCGTGCGGGCCGAACCGCCAGCGACCATTGTTTTGGCAATGGCCGAATTGCCTGGCGTCTACAGCGTCGACACTGAATCCGATCCGCCGCGACTGTCCGGTTCGATTGGCGAACTGCAAAATGTGTTATTCGATTCCCTGTCGGACGACTTTCAACTGCACCCCGTCGCCATGCTCGTACCGCGCCTGCTACGGGAACTGCAAACGCACGACAACGTCTGCACCGGCATTTTGTTTCGCACCCCGGAACGCGAAACTTACCTGTACTTTTCCCACCCCTACATCGTGATTCCAACGCCGCAAATTGCGCTGACCGAGCACGGCTGGAATCTGCTCGGCCGGCCCGACGACCTATCGTTGGCCGACTTGGTTCAGCACCCGCAGTTACAAGGCTTGAGAGTCGCCGACCGATCGTACGGCCCCTACGCCGACGCCCAATTGGACGCGGCCGTAAACCCGCCAATTGTGGTCACTGGCTCATCCAATGCCATGCGCATGCTGGCCGGTGGTCGGGCGGATTTTCTGATTGAATACCCGGTGGTCATCGCCAACACCCTGGGCGAGAAAACCGACGCTTTGCGCTTTGTCACCATCGAACACAGTGCGCCTTTTATCGACGTCGCCATCGCCTGTTCCCGCTCCGAACTGGGCGCTGCTTTCGTTGCGGCCGTTAATGAACGGCTGACGACGCTGGTCAACGACCCGCACTATCAGGCGCTAAATCTGGAGGTTGCGCCTAAGCAGATGCAACCCGGTCTGGCGCAGTTGTTTCAGCAAAAGATTTAG